The Variovorax paradoxus genome window below encodes:
- a CDS encoding VWA domain-containing protein, with protein sequence MSFLWPGYLWFLLALAPLPLAYAWLLRRRGRLALRYGRLQTEGAATLRRGWRRHLPPALFLLACAGLLFAAARPVARVPLPWARTSIMLAMDVSLSMRVSDVKPTRLEAAQAAAKSFLRELPRRIEVGLVTFAGSSQVAQRATLDRDALAASIDAFQMQMGTAVGDAIVLCLAELFPQDNISLGEMTFGGSAPRGRSLDDKAKPPPRQITPVAPGSYDAAAIILLSDGRRTTGIDTLEAAKMAADRGVRVYVIGMGTLDGDIAAPDGMAIYMKLDEPTLREVARMTGGEYHHAGTAEALHGVYEKLGSRVQVQPRENELSGLLALLSALLAITGAGLSVLWFGRIV encoded by the coding sequence ATGTCCTTCCTGTGGCCCGGTTACCTCTGGTTCCTGCTGGCGCTCGCGCCGCTGCCGCTGGCCTATGCCTGGCTGCTGCGGCGCCGTGGCCGGCTGGCCCTGCGCTACGGCCGGCTGCAGACCGAGGGCGCCGCGACGCTGCGGCGCGGCTGGCGCCGGCACCTGCCGCCCGCGCTGTTCCTGCTGGCCTGCGCCGGCCTGCTGTTCGCCGCGGCGCGGCCGGTGGCGCGCGTGCCGCTGCCGTGGGCGCGCACCTCGATCATGCTGGCGATGGACGTCTCGCTGAGCATGCGCGTGAGCGACGTCAAGCCGACCCGGCTCGAGGCCGCGCAGGCGGCGGCCAAGTCCTTCCTGCGCGAGCTGCCGCGGCGCATCGAGGTCGGCCTCGTCACCTTCGCCGGCAGCAGCCAGGTCGCGCAGCGCGCCACGCTCGACCGCGACGCGCTCGCGGCCAGCATCGACGCCTTCCAGATGCAGATGGGCACCGCGGTCGGCGACGCGATCGTGCTGTGCCTGGCCGAGCTGTTCCCGCAGGACAACATCAGTCTCGGCGAGATGACCTTCGGCGGCAGCGCGCCGCGCGGGCGCAGCCTGGACGACAAGGCGAAGCCGCCGCCGCGCCAGATCACGCCGGTGGCGCCCGGCTCCTACGACGCCGCCGCGATCATCCTGCTGAGCGACGGCCGCCGCACCACCGGCATCGACACGCTCGAGGCCGCGAAGATGGCGGCCGACCGCGGCGTGCGCGTCTACGTGATCGGCATGGGCACCCTAGACGGCGACATCGCCGCGCCCGACGGCATGGCGATCTACATGAAGCTCGACGAGCCCACCTTGCGCGAGGTGGCGCGCATGACCGGCGGCGAGTACCACCATGCCGGCACCGCCGAGGCGCTGCACGGCGTCTACGAGAAGCTCGGCTCGCGCGTGCAGGTGCAGCCGCGCGAGAACGAGCTCTCGGGCCTGCTGGCGCTGCTGTCGGCGCTGCTCGCGATCACGGGCGCGGGGCTGTCGGTGCTGTGGTTCGGGCGCATCGTCTGA